One part of the Glycine max cultivar Williams 82 chromosome 14, Glycine_max_v4.0, whole genome shotgun sequence genome encodes these proteins:
- the LOC100792752 gene encoding CCR4-NOT transcription complex subunit 9 has protein sequence MANLPQSISTSGATSFGASSATAKDRSRIASVEHLVLQLNNPDLRENALHELSKKRELFQDLAPLLWNSFGTMSALLQEIVSIFPVISPPNLTPAQSTRVCNALALFQCVASHLDTRMQFLHAHIPLYLYPFLNTTSKSRPFEYLRLTSLGVIGALVKVDDTKVISFLLSTEIIPLCLRSMEMGSELSKTVATFIVQKILLDEIGLKYICTTAERFYAVAQVLGNMVETLVEQPSSRLLKHIIRCYLRLSDNQSACKALRTCLPDMLRDATFSNCLREDPTARMWLQQLLHNIGDNRVPALQGGGGFDRMMGS, from the exons ATGGCGAACTTGCCCCAATCCATCTCCACAAGCGGCGCGACGTCGTTTGGAGCTTCTTCTGCCACCGCCAAGGATCGCAGCAGGATAGCGTCTGTGGAACACCTCGTTCTCCAACTCAACAACCCCGATCTCCGAGAAAACGCTCTCCATGAACTCTCCAAG aagAGAGAGTTATTTCAGGATCTTGCTCCATTATTGTGGAATTCTTTTGGTACCATGTCAGCACTTTTACAG gAAATAGTTTCAATATTCCCTGTTATTTCACCTCCAAACCTTACTCCAGCACAATCAACTCGAGTGTGCAATGCTCTTGCTCTTTTTCAG TGTGTGGCATCTCACCTTGATACAAGGATGCAATTCCTCCATG CTCATATACCTCTATATCTGTATCCCTTCCTTAATACAACCAGTAAGTCCAGACCATTTGAGTATTTGAGGCTTACCAGTCTTGGAGTCATTGGTGCCTTAGTGAAG GTTGATGATACAAAAGTTATAAGTTTCCTTCTTTCAACAGAGATTATTCCGTTGTGCCTGCGCAGTATGGAAATGGGCAGTGAATTGTCAAAAACT GTTGCAACCTTTATAGTTCAAAAAATTCTGTTGGACGAAATTGGTTTGAAATATATTTGTACTACAGCAGAGCGCTTTTATGCAGTAGCTCAAGTTTTGGGAAACATGGTGGAAACTCTTGTTGAGCAACCTTCAAGTCGTCTTTTGAAGCACATTATTCGTTGTTATCTTCGTCTGTCAGATAATCAGAG TGCTTGCAAGGCATTAAGAACCTGTCTTCCAGACATGTTAAGAGATGCTACATTCAGTAATTGCCTTCGT gAAGACCCAACAGCTAGGATGTGGCTACAGCAGTTGCTTCATAATATTGGAGACAATCGGGTTCCTGCACTACAAGGTGGAGGAGGATTCGATCGTATGATGGGGTCGTGA
- the LOC100806541 gene encoding GDP-L-galactose phosphorylase 1-like — MMLRIKRVPTVVSNYQKDDAADSPRPVGGCGRNCLKACCLPDAKLPLYAFKKANGKDLALHACAGEPPLTFLDSLLLGEWEDRMQRGLFRYDVTACETKVIPGEYGFVAQLNEGRHLKKRPTEFRVDKVLQPFDENKFNFTKVGQEEVLFQFEASEDGQVQFFPNAPVDVDNSPSFVAINVSPIEYGHVLLIPRIFECLPQRIDRESFLLALHMAVEADNPYFRLGYNSLGAFATINHLHFQAYYLALPFPIEKAPTKKIASLNGGVKISELLKYPVRGLVFEGGDTLEDLSNVVSDACICLQNNNIPFNVLISDCGKQVYLLPQCYAEKQALGEVDAELLDTQVNPAVWEISGHMVLKRKKDYDEASEGNAWRLLAEVSLSQERFQEVNDLIFEAIGCGELEDVNVESVKEVDAVSTSEHPTVVVAGSQECVILH; from the exons ATGATGCTCAGAATCAAGAGGGTTCCCACTGTCGTTTCCAACTACCAAAAAGACGACGCTGCAGACTCTCCTCGTCCCGTCGGAGGTTGTGGTCGGAATTGCCTCAAAGCTTGTTGCCTTCCAG ATGCAAAGCTGCCTTTGTATGCTTTCAAGAAGGCTAATGGAAAGGATTTGGCCCTGCATGCATGCGCCGGGGAGCCTCCCCTCACATTCCTCGACTCACTTCTTCTTGGAGAG TGGGAAGATCGCATGCAGAGAGGACTTTTTCGCTATGATGTTACCGCCTGTGAAACCAAG GTGATTCCTGGTGAATATGGTTTCGTTGCCCAGCTTAATGAGGGTCGTCACCTCAAGAAGAGACCAACTGAGTTCCGAGTTGACAAGGTCCTTCAACCCTTTGATGAAAACAAATTCAACTTTACCAAAGTTGGGCAAGAAGAGGTCCTCTTCCAATTTGAAGCTAGCGAGGATGGACAAGTCCAGTTCTTTCCAAATGCTCCAGTTGATGTTGACAATTCTCCCAGCTTTGTTGCCATCAAT GTCAGTCCTATTGAGTATGGGCATGTTTTGCTGATTCCGCGCATTTTCGAGTGTTTGCCTCAAAGGATTGACCGTGAGAGCTTCCTCCTTGCACTTCACATGGCAGTGGAAGCTGATAATCCATATTTTCGATTGGGTTACAACAGTTTGGGTGCTTTTGCAACCATTAACCATCTTCACTTCCAG GCTTATTATTTGGCTCTGCCCTTCCCAATTGAGAAGGCCCCCACTAAGAAAATTGCAAGTTTAAATGGTGGGGTGAAGATATCTGAACTGTTGAAGTATCCAGTTAGAGGTCTCGTCTTTGAGGGTGGCGATACGCTGGAAGATTTATCAAATGTTGTTTCAGATGCCTGTATATGTCTTCAGAACAACAACATACCTTTCAATGTTCTTATCTCTGACTGTGGAAAGCAAGTCTATCTGTTACCACAG TGTTATGCAGAGAAACAAGCTCTTGGAGAAGTGGATGCTGAGCTTCTTGACACCCAAGTGAATCCTGCTGTGTGGGAAATTAGTGGGCACATGGTTCTAAAGAGGAAGAAGGATTATGATGAGGCATCTGAAGGCAATGCTTGGAGGCTTCTTGCAGAGGTGTCCCTCTCTCAAGAGAGGTTTCAAGAAGTCAATGATCTTATTTTTGAAGCCATTGGCTGTGGTGAATTGGAGGATGTCAACGTTGAAAGTGTCAAAGAAGTTGATGCAGTCAGCACAAGCGAACACCCTACTGTGGTGGTAGCTGGTTCACAAGAATGTGTGATTCTACACTAA
- the LOC100802288 gene encoding ribonuclease 3-like protein 2 — translation MKSESVSECLCLLGCAGEMEVSLLEEVENILRYRFRNKKLLEEALTHSSFLDGVSYERLEFVGDPVLSLAISNYLFLAYPDLDPGQLSALRAANVSTEKLARVAVRIGLHRFVRHSAPPLVDKVERFVDAVKLEINPVAHGGSVKAPKVLADVVESVAAAIYVDVNFDLQTLWVIMRGVLEPIVTPDALEKQPQPVTMLYEMCQKKGKQVDIKPSREGDLSVAKVFVDGEFVASASSSQKDHAKLEAAKIALGKLAHLVPSTDKKSATNMKLNFAADENGTWVVEAPKNKLRELCAVKKWPIPEYIIEKDSGPSHEKKFVCAVQIPTADGILQMSGDEKSRVKDAENSAASLMIRALQQYNYL, via the exons ATGAAGTCAGAGAGTGTCAGtgagtgtttgtgtttgttgggTTGTGCCGGGGAGATGGAAGTGTCTTTGCTGGAGGAAGTAGAGAATATTCTAAGGTACAGATTTCGAAACAAGAAGCTTTTAGAAGAAGCCTTGACTCACTCCTCCTTCCTTGACGGTGTCTCCTACGAGCGTCTCGAGTTCGTGGGAGACCCCGTTCTGAGTCTCGCCATCAGTAACTACTTGTTTCTCGCTTACCCTGATCTAGATCCCGGCCAGCTCTCCGCCCTCCGCGCCGCCAACGTCAGCACCGAGAAGCTCGCCCGTGTCGCTGTCCGCATTGGCCTCCACCGCTTTGTCCGCCACAGCGCCCCTCCCCTTGTCGACAAGGTCGAGCGCTTCGTCGACGCCGTCAAGCTCGAGATTAACCCCGTTGCTCACGGCGGATCCGTCAAGGCGCCCAAGGTCCTCGCCGACGTCGTCGAGTCCGTCGCCGCCGCGATTTACGTGGACGTCAATTTTGACCTTCAGACACTATGGGTG ATAATGAGGGGTGTTTTGGAGCCAATAGTGACACCGGATGCTTTGGAGAAACAGCCTCAACCAGTGACTATGTTGTATGAGATGTGCCAAAAGAAGGGGAAGCAGGTTGATATAAAACCGTCAAGGGAAGGAGATTTAAGTGTTGCTAAGGTGTTTGTTGATGGAGAGTTTGTTGCCTCTGCTTCCTCTTCTCAAAAGGATCATGCAAAGCTTGAAGCTGCCAAGATTGCCTTGGGTAAACTAGCACATTTGGTGCCTTCCACCGATAAGAAGTCTGCCACTAACATGAAGCTCAACTTTGCTGCCGATGAAAATGGTACCTGGGTTGTTGAAGCACCCAAAAATAAACTTCGTGAGTTATGTGCGGTTAAAAAATGGCCTATACCAGAGTACAT TATTGAAAAGGATTCAGGTCCCTCTcatgaaaagaaatttgtctgCGCAGTTCAGATTCCAACTGCTGATGGTATTCTTCAAATGTCTGGGGATGAAAAATCTCGGGTGAAggatgcagaaaactctgctgcTTCCTTGATGATTCGGGCCTTACAGCAGTATAATTATCTGTAG